One stretch of Helicobacter jaachi DNA includes these proteins:
- a CDS encoding F0F1 ATP synthase subunit A yields the protein MDNRLFTLAGLINGNHDFIIGFHTLLVAVILLILARYATYKMQVVPSGIQNVFEYIIAGIVSFSKDIVGEDIARKYFPLAATIAFLVFFSNAIGIIPGFEAPTSSWSFTLVLALVVFFYYHFEGIRTQGVFKYFKHFMGPVWWLAPLMLPVEIISHFSRIISLSFRLFGNIKGDDMFLLVMLMLAPWVVPVAPFAILTFMALLQAFVFMILTYVYIHGAVVVDEDH from the coding sequence ATGGACAATAGACTTTTTACCCTTGCGGGTTTAATTAATGGCAACCACGATTTTATCATAGGCTTTCATACACTGCTTGTAGCGGTGATTTTGCTCATTCTTGCACGATATGCAACCTACAAAATGCAAGTAGTGCCAAGTGGCATACAAAATGTATTTGAGTATATCATCGCTGGCATTGTGTCTTTCTCTAAGGACATCGTGGGAGAGGACATCGCGCGCAAGTATTTCCCGCTAGCGGCAACGATTGCATTTTTAGTCTTTTTTAGCAATGCTATAGGCATTATACCGGGTTTTGAAGCCCCTACTTCAAGCTGGAGTTTTACGCTTGTTTTGGCTTTGGTAGTGTTTTTTTACTATCACTTTGAAGGTATTCGCACTCAAGGTGTGTTTAAGTATTTTAAGCACTTTATGGGTCCTGTGTGGTGGCTAGCTCCTCTTATGCTCCCTGTTGAGATTATTTCGCATTTCTCGCGCATCATTTCGCTTTCATTCCGTTTGTTTGGAAATATTAAGGGCGATGATATGTTTTTACTCGTTATGCTTATGCTAGCGCCGTGGGTTGTGCCTGTGGCGCCTTTTGCGATTTTGACTTTTATGGCACTGCTCCAAGCTTTTGTGTTTATGATTCTTACTTATGTTTATATTCACGGCGCAGTAGTCGTCGATGAGGACCACTAA
- a CDS encoding Mrp/NBP35 family ATP-binding protein, translating to MSPTKEQITDTLKQVIYPNFSKDIVSFGFVKEVNVSPNEVFIRVDIPSSAKEVLESLHNEITNKLAPLLQNINLKLEINPPKPAPQPKPQTKNLAPHISHFVMISSGKGGVGKSTTSVNLAIALAQQGKRVGLLDADVYGPNIPRMLGLNANKAQVDEARKKLLPLKAFGVEMMSMGVLYDEGQSLIWRGPMLMRAIEQMLTDVIWSKLDVLIIDMPPGTGDAQLTLAQSVPVSAGVIVTTPQKVSLDDSERSLDMFDKLKIPIAGIIENMSGFICPCCGEEYDIFGKGTSEQLANQYHTSVLAQVPLEPKVREGGDSGKPVTFFEPDSKSAKAYMQASIKLLAFLDKVKSEHLADNKDIQPTQMKH from the coding sequence ATGTCGCCAACTAAAGAGCAAATCACAGATACGCTAAAACAGGTAATTTACCCCAATTTTTCAAAGGATATTGTAAGTTTTGGCTTTGTCAAAGAAGTGAATGTAAGCCCAAATGAAGTATTCATACGCGTAGATATACCCTCAAGCGCCAAAGAAGTACTTGAAAGCCTGCATAATGAGATTACAAACAAACTTGCTCCCCTTTTACAAAATATAAACCTAAAGCTTGAGATTAACCCTCCAAAGCCAGCTCCACAGCCAAAGCCTCAAACTAAAAATCTCGCCCCGCACATTTCGCATTTTGTAATGATAAGCTCGGGCAAAGGAGGTGTGGGCAAATCCACTACAAGCGTTAATCTCGCCATTGCGCTAGCTCAACAGGGCAAAAGGGTGGGATTGCTTGATGCAGATGTGTATGGACCTAATATCCCGCGTATGCTAGGATTAAACGCTAATAAAGCCCAAGTTGATGAAGCGCGAAAGAAGCTTTTGCCGCTCAAAGCCTTTGGTGTGGAGATGATGAGTATGGGCGTGCTGTATGATGAAGGGCAGAGCCTTATATGGCGCGGACCGATGCTTATGCGCGCCATTGAGCAAATGCTCACAGATGTGATATGGAGCAAGCTTGATGTATTAATCATCGATATGCCTCCAGGCACAGGCGATGCACAGCTCACACTAGCCCAAAGTGTGCCTGTGAGCGCAGGTGTGATTGTAACCACACCACAAAAAGTGAGCCTAGATGATAGCGAGCGCAGTTTGGATATGTTTGACAAGCTAAAAATCCCCATAGCAGGAATTATTGAAAATATGAGTGGGTTTATTTGCCCATGCTGTGGGGAAGAATATGATATTTTTGGCAAAGGCACAAGCGAGCAGTTAGCAAACCAATATCACACAAGCGTGCTAGCCCAAGTGCCGCTTGAACCAAAAGTGCGCGAGGGCGGAGATAGTGGCAAGCCCGTTACATTTTTTGAGCCAGATTCTAAAAGCGCAAAGGCTTATATGCAAGCAAGCATCAAGCTCCTTGCATTTTTAGATAAAGTCAAATCAGAACACCTTGCGGATAATAAGGACATTCAGCCCACGCAGATGAAGCATTAG
- a CDS encoding 50S ribosomal protein L25/general stress protein Ctc has protein sequence MLEGQIRESISKSQTKALRNDGYLIANIYGRGQENIHCAFKINDFIKEVKHKKTLIFPVKVGGKTLDVVIQEYQKDPVTNTILHVDLLLAQKGIVAKYKVPVVIKGSAKGLKNKGVLFISTKRISVKCAAENLPNAYELDVSDLDVGDSILVRDLPEIKGVSVLDGSSVAVVGVIKAK, from the coding sequence ATGCTAGAAGGACAAATTAGAGAGAGTATTTCAAAATCTCAAACAAAGGCTTTGAGGAATGATGGTTATCTAATTGCAAACATCTATGGGAGAGGGCAGGAGAATATCCACTGCGCTTTTAAGATTAATGATTTCATTAAGGAAGTCAAGCATAAAAAAACTTTGATTTTTCCTGTGAAAGTAGGTGGAAAGACCTTAGATGTGGTGATTCAAGAATATCAAAAAGACCCTGTTACAAACACTATTTTGCATGTGGATTTACTGCTTGCACAAAAGGGCATAGTGGCAAAATATAAAGTGCCTGTGGTGATTAAGGGCAGTGCTAAAGGGCTTAAAAACAAAGGTGTGCTTTTTATCTCCACAAAGCGCATAAGCGTTAAGTGCGCAGCGGAAAATCTCCCTAACGCATACGAACTTGATGTGAGTGATTTAGATGTGGGAGATTCTATCCTTGTGCGAGATTTGCCAGAAATCAAAGGCGTAAGCGTGCTTGATGGCTCATCTGTAGCCGTAGTTGGAGTAATTAAAGCTAAATAA
- the pth gene encoding aminoacyl-tRNA hydrolase: MSCFLVAGLGNPGVKYQNTRHNAGFLVLDFLAQALQFSFTFNKQFNAQIASITLDSHKIFFLKPHTFMNCSGECIAPFARYFDILEMLVVHDELDISFGSMRFKCGGSSGGHNGLKSIDKVMGNEYLRLRFGIGRSATQEVVEYVLSDFSPKEQEELDVLFAHAKEAIMSFCYMACSGESSAQILSRLQNNFTLKAR; encoded by the coding sequence ATGTCCTGCTTTCTTGTCGCAGGGCTTGGCAATCCGGGTGTCAAATACCAAAATACTCGGCATAATGCGGGCTTTTTGGTATTAGACTTTTTGGCACAAGCTTTGCAGTTTAGCTTTACTTTCAACAAGCAGTTCAACGCTCAAATTGCTTCTATAACGCTAGATTCTCATAAAATATTTTTTTTAAAACCTCACACTTTTATGAATTGCTCAGGCGAGTGCATTGCACCTTTTGCACGCTATTTTGACATATTAGAAATGCTTGTGGTGCATGATGAGCTAGATATTAGCTTTGGCTCTATGCGCTTTAAATGCGGTGGCTCAAGCGGTGGGCATAATGGCTTAAAATCCATTGATAAGGTTATGGGGAATGAGTATTTGCGTCTGCGCTTTGGTATCGGCAGGAGCGCTACTCAAGAGGTTGTGGAGTATGTTTTGAGTGATTTTAGCCCAAAAGAGCAGGAGGAGCTAGATGTATTATTTGCACACGCAAAAGAGGCGATTATGAGCTTTTGTTACATGGCGTGTAGTGGAGAGAGTAGCGCACAGATTCTATCAAGGCTGCAAAATAACTTTACATTAAAAGCGCGGTGA
- a CDS encoding LTA synthase family protein yields the protein MPQLTPTQSLLQPLPLPISPLRLLILRALILTGALLLLCECSRYIMLTHYVPKDIQQSHLKDISAMWFMGLRLDMRSIGIAMLIFIIIEYISNVCRKIFLQLTGGGVERKYRICWHLCVKCCTFLPKCYAFLLGFVFMVASIVNFYYFRTYGSKIDVFIFGFKDDDTLAIIKIIWQDYPLIIGIISAVASGIVTLYLYSISPRIYRYIWRIFPFHRFLSKANVPLQIIGQLLLIIGFIISARGSLGTFPLRESEHYVSTLPIFNHLATNPLIALNWAFNNYKADAHFSPPSAQEGQRLQNALFPLLRQSADSVFLEQNPPHVVLNLMESFGSNMLMFDDEQHTDLLGSLRKHFEKDFVFFRFLSGANGTAPSFAALFFESPNAQISLGTSKNIKLPYNPFAIYANAGYEVIYITSGYGAWHGLGAFITTQGAHHIYDAIYLLEHFPQSKADKSTYGVPDEYAYKLAFEILKEATKPTFIAILTTSNHPPYHLPRTYTPKPLSLPQALESRIEDTSRQKFTLAITLYQYANNAFGDFMDNIKDSILSENTIVAASGDHRLRDLTENPHTDKALFYAVPLYMYVPPKYATQAHYEPLRVGSHKDILPTLYELSLSNAAYMSMGGRNILAKNDNPLYAFGYNSSVWIDEKGIYPIPTQSGYEWADSIQNLPSPFMLLSTDKTFALDEKHKDFATLYKELFNYAIASRVFKVDSSADSVQNIESNVLDSIKP from the coding sequence ATGCCTCAACTTACGCCCACGCAATCACTCTTACAACCACTGCCCTTGCCTATTTCGCCCTTAAGGCTTTTAATCCTGCGTGCGCTCATACTAACTGGCGCGCTACTGCTGCTTTGTGAATGCTCAAGATATATTATGCTCACACATTATGTGCCTAAAGACATACAGCAATCGCACTTAAAGGATATCTCCGCAATGTGGTTTATGGGCTTAAGGCTTGATATGCGCAGCATTGGCATCGCTATGCTTATTTTTATAATCATTGAGTATATATCAAATGTATGTCGCAAAATCTTTTTACAATTAACGGGGGGGGGGGTAGAGAGAAAATATAGAATCTGCTGGCATCTTTGCGTAAAGTGCTGCACTTTTTTGCCCAAATGCTATGCCTTTTTACTAGGCTTTGTGTTTATGGTGGCAAGCATTGTCAATTTTTACTACTTCCGCACCTATGGGAGCAAGATTGATGTGTTTATTTTTGGGTTTAAAGATGATGATACTCTAGCGATTATAAAAATTATATGGCAGGATTATCCTCTTATAATTGGTATCATAAGCGCGGTTGCAAGCGGCATAGTAACGCTTTATTTATATAGCATTTCGCCCCGCATTTATCGCTATATTTGGCGTATTTTCCCTTTTCACCGCTTTTTAAGTAAAGCAAATGTGCCTTTACAGATTATTGGGCAATTGCTTTTAATCATTGGCTTTATCATTAGCGCGCGCGGCTCGCTTGGCACTTTTCCATTACGAGAAAGCGAGCATTATGTCTCCACGCTCCCTATTTTTAATCACCTTGCCACAAATCCGCTTATAGCACTCAACTGGGCGTTCAATAACTACAAAGCCGATGCACACTTTAGCCCACCTTCAGCACAAGAGGGACAAAGGCTACAAAATGCGCTTTTCCCACTCCTAAGGCAAAGTGCAGATTCTGTATTTTTGGAGCAAAATCCCCCGCATGTGGTGCTTAACCTTATGGAGAGCTTTGGGAGTAATATGCTTATGTTTGATGATGAGCAGCACACAGATTTGCTTGGCTCATTAAGAAAGCATTTTGAAAAAGATTTTGTATTCTTTCGCTTTTTGAGTGGAGCAAATGGCACAGCGCCTTCATTTGCTGCACTTTTCTTTGAAAGCCCAAATGCGCAAATCTCGCTTGGCACTTCTAAAAATATCAAACTCCCCTACAATCCTTTTGCCATTTATGCAAATGCGGGCTATGAGGTGATTTATATCACATCAGGCTATGGTGCATGGCACGGGCTTGGAGCATTTATCACCACTCAAGGAGCGCATCATATTTATGATGCGATTTATCTTTTAGAGCATTTCCCGCAAAGCAAGGCAGATAAATCCACTTATGGCGTGCCTGATGAATACGCCTATAAACTGGCTTTTGAGATTTTAAAAGAGGCTACAAAGCCCACATTTATCGCTATTCTCACCACGAGCAATCACCCGCCCTACCACCTGCCGCGCACCTACACGCCAAAACCCCTTTCACTCCCGCAAGCACTTGAAAGTAGGATTGAGGATACATCAAGACAAAAATTTACCCTTGCTATCACGCTCTATCAATACGCTAATAACGCCTTTGGGGACTTTATGGATAATATTAAAGATTCTATATTAAGTGAAAATACCATAGTAGCAGCTAGCGGCGACCATCGCTTGAGGGATTTGACTGAAAATCCACATACCGACAAAGCCCTCTTTTATGCTGTGCCACTTTATATGTATGTGCCGCCAAAATACGCCACACAAGCGCATTATGAGCCTTTGCGCGTAGGCTCGCATAAGGATATATTGCCCACACTCTATGAGCTTAGCCTCTCAAATGCGGCATATATGAGCATGGGCGGACGCAATATATTGGCTAAAAATGATAATCCGCTTTATGCTTTTGGATATAACTCATCTGTATGGATTGATGAAAAGGGCATTTATCCAATCCCCACGCAGAGCGGCTATGAGTGGGCAGATTCTATACAGAATCTGCCTTCACCCTTTATGCTGCTCTCCACAGATAAAACATTTGCCCTTGATGAAAAACACAAAGATTTTGCCACGCTTTATAAGGAATTATTTAATTACGCCATTGCCTCACGCGTTTTTAAGGTAGATTCTAGTGCAGATTCTGTGCAAAATATAGAATCTAATGTATTAGATTCTATAAAGCCTTAG
- a CDS encoding citrate synthase has translation MATITLTNNETHESFDFDLIECTRGPKAVDFSKLFERTNIFSYDPGYGSTAGCKSTISYINGKEGELLYKGIPLDKLVEKYQFTDVCKLLITGKAPSNGAESKEFEIELMHRSFLHEGLINIFSAFPDTAHPMANLSAALSALSTFHFHHLDMSNEDEQQVMARRAIAKITTLVAFAYRHSLGIPFIYPDVERGYVENFLYMLRAYPGGKMKQTINGPTEITSLEIEALDKIFTLHADHGQNASTTTVRNVASTGAHPYAALSAGINALWGAAHGGANEKVLDMLNEIGDVKNVDKYINKAKDKNDPFRLMGFGHRVYKNYDPRAKILKKLKDELDAKGIKMDARLSDLAHKVEEVALHDSYFVERNLYPNVDFYSGIILSALKIPTTLFTPIFVIGRMPGWCAQLLEHIKDPATRITRPRQVYVGE, from the coding sequence ATGGCAACCATCACTCTAACAAATAATGAAACACATGAGAGCTTTGATTTTGACTTGATTGAATGCACAAGGGGACCAAAAGCAGTTGATTTTTCTAAACTTTTTGAGCGCACCAATATTTTTTCTTATGACCCCGGCTATGGCTCAACAGCAGGTTGCAAATCTACTATTAGCTACATTAATGGCAAAGAGGGCGAGCTGCTTTATAAGGGTATTCCGCTTGATAAGTTGGTGGAAAAATATCAATTTACAGATGTGTGCAAGCTACTTATCACCGGCAAGGCTCCAAGTAATGGCGCAGAATCTAAAGAATTTGAGATTGAGCTTATGCATCGTAGTTTCTTGCATGAGGGGCTTATTAATATTTTTAGTGCTTTTCCCGATACAGCTCACCCTATGGCAAATCTCTCCGCTGCGCTCTCTGCGCTTTCTACTTTTCATTTTCATCATTTAGATATGAGTAATGAAGATGAACAGCAAGTGATGGCGCGACGCGCTATTGCTAAAATCACTACGCTTGTGGCATTTGCGTATAGGCATTCTTTGGGCATACCTTTTATTTATCCTGATGTGGAGCGTGGATATGTGGAGAATTTTCTTTATATGCTGCGCGCGTATCCGGGCGGGAAAATGAAGCAGACTATTAATGGTCCCACTGAAATCACATCTTTAGAGATAGAAGCCCTTGATAAAATTTTCACCCTCCATGCAGACCATGGGCAAAATGCCTCTACAACCACCGTGCGCAATGTCGCTTCAACAGGCGCGCACCCTTATGCGGCTTTGAGTGCGGGGATTAACGCGCTATGGGGAGCAGCACATGGCGGCGCAAATGAAAAAGTGCTAGATATGCTTAATGAAATTGGCGATGTAAAAAATGTGGATAAATATATTAATAAAGCAAAGGATAAAAACGACCCTTTTAGACTTATGGGCTTTGGTCATCGTGTGTATAAAAACTACGACCCTCGCGCGAAAATTCTAAAAAAGCTTAAAGATGAGCTTGATGCGAAAGGGATTAAAATGGACGCACGCTTGAGTGATTTAGCACACAAAGTTGAGGAGGTGGCGCTACATGATAGCTATTTTGTGGAGCGAAATTTGTATCCTAATGTTGATTTTTATTCAGGGATTATTCTTTCAGCGTTAAAGATTCCCACTACGCTTTTTACACCTATTTTTGTTATTGGGCGTATGCCCGGCTGGTGCGCACAGCTTTTAGAGCATATCAAAGACCCAGCCACTAGAATTACCCGCCCTCGTCAAGTGTATGTGGGCGAGTAA
- a CDS encoding thiamine phosphate synthase gives MRTTKFISLLITPDISKAYVENLAQTPPTADWIMYRHRDSEYLEAFVRLFAHKLLLNLPFQNAQEICTLARDCAGVHLKSYLLDSIPQLKASDSFAHKIIGYSAHSVEEIESALAYGAHYCTLSPIFPTPNKGTPLGLGVLERMSPALRARTIALGGIKAEHIPHLKALHLKGFGAISYFKL, from the coding sequence ATGAGGACCACTAAATTTATTTCCCTTCTCATTACGCCAGATATTTCTAAGGCGTATGTTGAGAATCTAGCCCAAACTCCCCCCACTGCAGATTGGATTATGTATCGCCATAGAGATAGTGAGTATCTTGAGGCTTTTGTGCGATTGTTTGCGCATAAACTGCTACTTAATTTGCCCTTTCAAAATGCGCAAGAGATATGCACGCTAGCTAGAGATTGCGCAGGCGTGCATTTAAAATCTTACTTGCTAGATTCTATCCCGCAACTTAAAGCTAGCGATAGTTTTGCGCATAAAATCATTGGATATAGCGCGCATAGTGTGGAGGAGATAGAATCTGCGCTTGCTTATGGCGCGCACTATTGCACGCTTAGCCCTATTTTTCCAACTCCAAACAAAGGCACACCGCTAGGTTTAGGGGTGCTAGAGCGTATGTCCCCTGCCTTAAGGGCGCGCACTATTGCGTTAGGCGGCATTAAAGCAGAGCATATCCCCCATCTTAAAGCCCTCCATCTCAAAGGCTTTGGAGCTATTAGCTATTTTAAGCTCTAA
- a CDS encoding LysE family translocator codes for MPKNGTIRMDMQMDMIEKSILLCLMGFFGAITPGPDILLTLKTTLRFGAWQGFKVLSGIACGWCLYLILIYAGLSHWFNTPMVQFILSLVGGGYLLYLGFIMLTIKPILGDLENLDSKDGFMQGLIINLSNPKAILFFIFLVTPFIDEGMEIGLIALWCSLFMAFACVILCANVARGYINARTFGIIDRICGVLFVGFAWLLYFECGQLGAKLFL; via the coding sequence GTGCCGAAAAATGGAACGATACGAATGGATATGCAAATGGATATGATAGAAAAGAGCATTTTGCTTTGCCTTATGGGATTTTTTGGCGCAATTACTCCCGGACCAGACATTTTACTCACGCTTAAAACTACCTTGCGCTTTGGCGCATGGCAGGGCTTTAAAGTGCTTAGCGGGATTGCGTGCGGGTGGTGCTTGTATTTGATACTTATTTATGCGGGCTTAAGCCATTGGTTTAATACGCCTATGGTGCAGTTTATACTAAGCCTTGTAGGCGGAGGATATTTGCTTTATTTGGGCTTTATCATGCTCACCATTAAGCCTATTTTAGGGGATTTAGAGAATCTAGATTCTAAAGATGGCTTTATGCAGGGGCTTATTATCAATCTTTCTAATCCTAAGGCAATTTTATTTTTTATCTTTTTGGTAACGCCTTTTATTGATGAGGGTATGGAAATAGGGCTTATTGCGCTATGGTGTTCGCTTTTTATGGCATTTGCTTGTGTGATATTGTGCGCTAATGTGGCTAGGGGATACATTAATGCGCGCACTTTTGGGATTATTGATAGAATCTGCGGTGTATTGTTTGTGGGCTTTGCATGGTTACTTTACTTTGAGTGTGGGCAGCTAGGTGCGAAACTCTTTTTGTAA
- a CDS encoding LptF/LptG family permease: protein MVFRFVGFYYLKYFFIIFLGLEGFFLAIDTLKYVDELPDSANLLILFLFYDGIFALTYTLPISLVLCSIMFYMAFLKSSQLTALMALGYSKRQILAPLLVISSLLTLGFIGLNTTSFAYAREYAEAIIYQNAQNIRENLLLKSDNQYIFLRKLYPLLNGEARAEGIKIFVLNDERKLIGYHEAKEAFFENNEWILKNAKSLDIAPNLMLGKKALHTSLSDELRILKGFSSKVLETIAQDKPTASIIDAFASLRIAQKQGVSSDKIRGILYGLLIVPFFVPLCIAIIAYYIPSLHRYGNLTLISFVCIIGALAIWGVFFSLSQLSVAGLAYPEIGLLLPMGILFLVFLWHIWHLNQKFS, encoded by the coding sequence ATGGTTTTTCGCTTTGTGGGATTTTATTATTTAAAATATTTTTTCATTATTTTTTTGGGTTTGGAGGGCTTTTTTTTAGCCATTGATACGCTTAAATATGTCGATGAGCTGCCAGATTCTGCCAATTTATTAATTTTATTTTTATTTTACGATGGGATTTTTGCGCTCACTTATACTTTACCTATTTCACTTGTGCTTTGCTCTATTATGTTTTATATGGCTTTTCTTAAAAGCTCGCAACTCACCGCACTTATGGCGTTAGGCTATTCTAAAAGGCAGATTCTTGCGCCATTGCTTGTTATCTCAAGTCTGCTCACGCTTGGCTTTATTGGGCTAAATACGACATCATTTGCGTATGCGCGCGAGTATGCGGAGGCTATTATTTATCAAAATGCCCAAAATATTAGAGAAAATCTCTTGCTAAAAAGTGATAATCAATACATTTTCTTACGCAAGCTTTATCCCCTGCTTAATGGCGAGGCAAGGGCGGAGGGGATTAAGATTTTTGTGCTAAATGATGAGCGTAAACTGATAGGCTACCATGAGGCTAAGGAGGCGTTTTTTGAAAATAATGAATGGATTTTAAAAAATGCTAAAAGTCTTGATATAGCCCCTAATCTCATGCTTGGCAAGAAGGCTTTGCACACAAGTTTGAGTGATGAGCTAAGAATCCTTAAAGGATTTAGCTCAAAAGTGCTTGAAACCATTGCGCAAGATAAGCCCACCGCTTCGATTATTGATGCGTTTGCTTCGTTAAGAATCGCCCAAAAGCAAGGCGTGAGTTCGGATAAAATACGCGGAATTCTCTATGGATTGCTTATTGTCCCCTTTTTTGTGCCTTTGTGCATTGCTATTATTGCTTATTATATCCCCTCTTTGCACAGGTATGGGAATCTCACGCTTATTAGTTTTGTGTGCATTATCGGCGCGCTAGCTATTTGGGGTGTATTTTTCTCTTTATCTCAACTTAGTGTCGCTGGGCTTGCATACCCTGAAATTGGCTTATTGTTGCCTATGGGGATATTATTTTTAGTATTTTTGTGGCATATTTGGCATTTAAATCAAAAGTTTTCATAA
- a CDS encoding tRNA (cytidine(34)-2'-O)-methyltransferase, which translates to MTSFHIVLVEPQIPQNTGNIGRLCVATDCVLHLIHPLGFSTNQKELKRAGLDYWQHLQVYEWEHLEAFWQHYPLNMQHFFFSTKAQKLHFSADFSQGGFLYFGREDAGLNAQILKNYAHQTYKLPMKRGIRSINLATSVSAALYEGLRQSRFYEQF; encoded by the coding sequence ATGACATCATTTCATATCGTGCTTGTAGAGCCGCAAATTCCGCAAAACACAGGCAATATCGGGCGACTTTGTGTCGCTACAGACTGCGTATTGCACTTAATCCACCCGCTTGGCTTTAGCACAAATCAAAAGGAGTTAAAGCGCGCGGGGCTTGATTATTGGCAGCACTTGCAAGTATATGAGTGGGAGCATTTAGAGGCATTTTGGCAGCACTATCCGCTTAATATGCAACATTTTTTCTTTAGCACAAAGGCGCAAAAACTACACTTTAGCGCGGACTTTTCACAGGGGGGATTTTTATATTTTGGCAGAGAAGATGCGGGATTAAATGCACAGATTCTAAAAAACTACGCACACCAAACCTACAAACTGCCCATGAAGCGCGGCATACGCAGTATAAATCTTGCCACAAGTGTAAGCGCGGCACTCTATGAGGGCTTAAGACAATCAAGATTCTATGAGCAATTTTAA
- a CDS encoding DMT family transporter: protein MPPQPAKNTATFIALALFAECFIIYASVLVKLTDMPPINLGFYRIMFALPIFWLMAQTKSKSNLFSLPLKDMALMLLAGVFFAFDLLFFNIALRHTSVANVNLFASLACFILMPIGILFFKEKFKKSLLFGGIVAFLGVCLLVGGKGELSVASGYGDFMAFLSVLCYSGFLAVIYSLRRKYGTLQIMFFACIGSSFMLFILMCVFEGFVLPKGAKDWGIIVLIALCGQVIGQGFFSFILGKLDSQMASLLLLFSPIIAALMGFFLLGEHLGIFEILGIGIIIFGVYLAKREHY, encoded by the coding sequence ATGCCTCCGCAGCCTGCGAAAAATACCGCTACTTTTATAGCCCTTGCCCTTTTTGCTGAATGCTTTATTATCTATGCGAGCGTGCTTGTGAAGCTCACAGATATGCCTCCTATTAATCTTGGCTTTTATAGGATAATGTTTGCCTTGCCCATTTTTTGGCTTATGGCGCAGACTAAGAGTAAAAGCAATCTCTTTAGCTTGCCGCTTAAAGATATGGCGTTAATGCTGCTAGCTGGGGTTTTCTTTGCCTTTGATTTATTGTTTTTTAATATCGCGCTGCGCCACACAAGTGTAGCAAATGTCAATCTTTTTGCCTCTTTGGCGTGCTTCATTCTTATGCCTATTGGTATATTATTTTTTAAAGAAAAATTTAAAAAAAGCCTGCTTTTTGGCGGCATTGTGGCATTTTTGGGTGTGTGTTTGCTGGTGGGTGGCAAGGGTGAACTAAGCGTGGCAAGCGGATATGGTGATTTTATGGCGTTTTTAAGCGTGCTGTGCTATAGCGGCTTTCTTGCGGTGATTTACTCACTTAGGCGTAAATATGGGACTTTACAAATTATGTTTTTTGCCTGCATTGGCTCAAGTTTTATGCTTTTTATTTTGATGTGTGTGTTTGAAGGATTTGTGCTGCCAAAGGGTGCTAAAGATTGGGGGATAATCGTGCTTATCGCACTTTGTGGGCAAGTTATTGGGCAGGGATTTTTTAGCTTTATTTTGGGCAAGCTAGATTCTCAAATGGCTTCGCTTTTGCTGCTTTTTTCTCCCATTATCGCCGCACTTATGGGATTTTTCCTCTTAGGCGAACATTTGGGCATATTTGAAATACTAGGCATTGGCATTATTATTTTTGGCGTGTATTTGGCAAAGCGAGAGCATTATTAA